From the genome of Streptomyces sp. NBC_01304:
CATCCACTGCCAGCCTTGAAGCCCGGCGACACCGTCGAGCCGCATGAGCCCGCCGCCGGCCGGCGCACCCAGGATGGTCGCGGCGGCGGGCGCGGTGTAGATGAGCCCGACCACGGTCACCCGGTGCCGCTGCGAGAACCAGAGCGTGACCGTGTACATCAGCGCCGGATACAGCCCGGCTTCGGCAGCGCCGAGGGTGAACCGCAGGACGTAGAAGGAAGTCTCGCCCTGGACGAACATCATCGCCGCCGAGACCAGGCCCCAGGTCACCGCGATGCGTGCGATCCACGCGCGTGCCCCCACCCGGTAGAGCACAAGGTTGCTCGGGACCTCCAGGAGCGCGTAGCTGAGGAAGAAGACACCCGCACCCAGACCGTACGCGGCCGCGCTGATGCCGATGTCGGCTTCCAGCTGCGTCTTGGCCAGGGCGATGTTCGTACGGTCCACGTACGACATGAAGTACGCGAGGCCGAGGACGGGCAGCAGCCGCCTGATCGCCGTGCGTGTCGCGGCAGCGTGCACCGCGTCGGAAGAAGTGAGCATGACAGTCCTTCCCGCGAGCGCGCACAGGCGCGCAGCAGGGTGGGAAGCGAGGAGTAGAGCCACCCGCGCATCGCCGTTGGCGCGGCAACCGGGGCGTCGCTCGTGGGTGTTCAGGATCGAGTACGACTCCTCGGCCCGGCCATGTGCACTCGCCCACCATGTGCGGCCCGGCCACTGGGCATGAGCACGGGGGCGCGATCGCTTCAAGGAGCACACAGATCAAGGCATGTCAGGAGCGAACAGCCGTGGGACGGAGCAGACTGTCGGTGGGCACACCGTGAAAGCTCACTCACGCCACTGCTCAGGAAGGCGTGCCCGCCCAGACTCCGCGGGCGAAGGTGCCATGGACCCCCTGCGGTGTCGGCGCGGCGACAGGACCGAGGAGCAGTTGCGCGTTCAGCTCGCGCTGCTCTCGGAACTCGTCTCCTACGCACAGGACGCCATGCAACTGGCTGCGGAGGATGCGCAAGTGTTCATGGCGCTCTACGCCGTCCTGCGACACCGCGCCGCCGAAAAGCGCGAAACGGACCCTGCTCTTCGTCAACTCGCCGAGAGCGCTCTGCGTCAAACTGCCGCCGCGGTCTCCTGCGAACAGCAGGAGACCGCGGTCCAGCTCCTTGTGACCGTGTGGTCGGCCGGCCTGAGGTCCGGCTGCGAGGCCGAGCAATGGGCCACCAGTGCGCCGGAGCTGCCCGCCAAGTGTCTGCGCGCGGCCACGACATCGACACCGCCATCAACACCGACACCGACACCGACACCGACGACCTACCGCACCAGCCGACCGACCGCCTGAACCACATAACGGAGCTCGTGTCGCAGCTCAGGCGTCCACACGGTGGGCTTGGTGCAGTGGGTGGAGACCATTCCCATCAGTGCACCGGTCGGGGCGAGCACAGGCAGCGAGGCGACGGCACGGACCCCGGCGTCCTGGAGAACCTCCGACGCCGCCGTCCCCGCGAACAGCGGTGACGAACGGACGTCTGCCACGAAGACGGGGCGCTGCTGTCGCGCCGCCGCGCCGCAGGCACTGCCATCCACCTCGACCTCCACGGTGCGGAAGAAGGACAAGAACGGGTTCTGGAACCCCTGTTGCACCGCAATCCGCAGTGATCCTGATGCGGAGTCCAGGACCTGGGCATTCCCCATCGGGGCTCCGGTGACGCGCATTGCCGTTGCCAGCCCTTCACGCAACACCGTCCGATTGCGCTCCTGGACGGCGAGCGTGGACGAGGCATCGCTACTCGGTTGGATACGCAGCTCGCGCAGGCCGCCGCTCAGTTGCAGCTCCCGCAGTCTGGGGTCGTCGGCACCCCAGACCTCCATCTCTCCGCCCTCGGCACGTACTTGCTCCGCCAATGCCTCGACGAACGCCACACCGGCGGATCCGAGGAACGAGATGTGATGGAAGTCCAGAACCAGACAGCGGGCATCGGCCGGCAGGTGCGACAGCTGTCTCCGCAACGCCACGACGGCCCGGCGGTCCAGCTGTCCCGACACGTGCACGATCATCCGTTCACGCTGCGAGGTGACCACTACCTCGATACCCGGCGTCGGCAGGGACCGCATCATGGATTCCACCCGCTTCGACCGTGCTGGATCCGACGCGTTCACCCTAATCCGTGGGTAAGACCGTCCCCGACGAGATCGAAGTTCGTTACGGGCTGTTCGAGCAG
Proteins encoded in this window:
- a CDS encoding STAS domain-containing protein, yielding MDNGEPDKSVPRTPAVSRRGDTNGRTFTVTDWRDARGCLLVQQYAIDGMSHAYAGGAPPDPTDTTVDPKGPNMRAVTWHAATTELLARFVTRDLQAGLLQVSPPLILGGRAAAWAPLPGHREPARTARNELRSRRGRSYPRIRVNASDPARSKRVESMMRSLPTPGIEVVVTSQRERMIVHVSGQLDRRAVVALRRQLSHLPADARCLVLDFHHISFLGSAGVAFVEALAEQVRAEGGEMEVWGADDPRLRELQLSGGLRELRIQPSSDASSTLAVQERNRTVLREGLATAMRVTGAPMGNAQVLDSASGSLRIAVQQGFQNPFLSFFRTVEVEVDGSACGAAARQQRPVFVADVRSSPLFAGTAASEVLQDAGVRAVASLPVLAPTGALMGMVSTHCTKPTVWTPELRHELRYVVQAVGRLVR